Proteins co-encoded in one Arachis stenosperma cultivar V10309 chromosome 7, arast.V10309.gnm1.PFL2, whole genome shotgun sequence genomic window:
- the LOC130939445 gene encoding serine/threonine-protein phosphatase 7 long form homolog, with the protein MAKRHKARDVDRPELHIVNYLSNPDYLDASSRMMTCDHPLPPDRYHPSVEDHLRVTGFYHASQIGVVQGQKALINALVERWRPETHTFHLPIGECTVTLEDVTVILGLPTNGLPVTGMTLSSFEALEGECFHQFGVAPRKADCRGSGIKMTWLRNLKERIQLTDENSMQRYVKCHIMLLLGTILLGDKSGASVHWKFLPLLRDFHSISNFSWGSACLAHLYRSLCRASRFDCKEIDGPLTLLLGWFWIRLPYLAPPTREPRSFPLANRWRNWERGDNRYRYLSLAHFREALDEVQEGQFVWVAYGVDRIEPGIIPEDIFLHAVVWSATVPLISFESIEWHATDRIRRQFGLVQGVPSEETNLGKAHGETLAGPKNLDWATAPSHSCWIMRWTNRYNYILREYVEPSQHPLDVYMDWYRARYGKHLRLSNVVVQENDEGEQVMDDEGNPPINDEGSPVMEDEGSPVIHVANEEPGAHSHPHPHPPPPPASQEQLQASVPYHVQTQYTPSYPIDQQYWSTPQWDTGEGASFSQLLGFMAADAGQSQFGHQPEFMPGRYSLDARIPCHTASVASGGLETGDSSRSEGGRGIFTSRNLRRVSMGQIEENAGIGEHETDQYLVEEPGDEEMDEDQEESEDDEMDEDEESRNNAPDDADDAGETAKHYNLRVDPPRRSASRYTPSMFKKAKKKCKNILENIKWATRK; encoded by the exons ATGct AGTTCACGGATGATGACATGTGACCACCCACTGCCTCCTGATCGGTACCATCCAAGTGTAGAGGATCATTTACGGGTTACTGGATTTTATCATGCCTCTCAGATTGGAGTAGTCCAAGGACAGAAAGCATTGATAAATGCTTTAGTTGAGAGGTGGCGGCCGGAAACACACACGTTCCACCTTCCGATTGGTGAGTGCACAGTGACCCTTGAGGATGTAACTGTTATTTTGGGCCTCCCGACGAACGGCCTTCCGGTGACGGGGATGACCTTGAGCAGCTTTGAAGCATTGGAGGGTGAGTGTTTCCATCAGTTTGGGGTTGCACCGAGAAAGGCAGACTGCAGAGGGAGCGGCATAAAAATGACATGGCTTAGGAATCTAAAAGAACGTATACAACTGACTGACGAAAACAGTATGCAGAGGTACGTCAAGTGCCACATTATGTTGTTATTGGGTACTATATTACTTGGAGACAAGTCAGGGGCATCTGTGCACTGGAAGTTTCTGCCTTTGCTCCGGGATTTTCATAGTATCAGTAATTTTAGTTGGGGATCGGCATGTTTGGCGCACCTATACCGGTCATTATGCCGGGCCTCTCGTTTTGATTGTAAAGAAATCGATGGTCCGTTAACACTGCTCCTAGGTTGGTTTTGGATCCGCCTGCCCTATCTTGCGCCCCCTACTAGGGAACCACGCAGTTTTCCGCTTGCAAACAG GTGGCGTAACTGGGAGCGTGGTGACAATCGGTATAGATATCTTAGTCTGGCCCACTTTAGGGAGGCGTTAGATGAGGTTCAGGAAGGGCAG TTCGTCTGGGTTGCTTATGGTGTGGATCGCATTGAACCGGGCATAATCCCAGAAGACATCTTCCTGCACGCAGTTGTCTGGAGCGCTACGGTTCCGTTGATTTCATTCGAATCTATTGAGTGGCATGCAACGGATAGAATTAGAAGACAGTTTGGTTTGGTTCAGGGAGTTCCATCTGAGGAAACAAATCTGGGAAAGGCACATGGAGAAACACTTGCTGGTCCTAAGAATCTTGACTGGGCCACAGCCCCGTCCCATTCATGTTGGATTATGCGATGGACAAACAGGTATAATTACATTCTGCGTGAGTATGTGGAACCTTCACAGCATCCGTTGGATGTTTACATGGACTGGTATCGTGCACGGTATGGCAAGCATTTGAGATTGTCAAATGTTGTGGTTCAAGAGAACGATGAAGGTGAACAAGTAATGGATGATGAGGGTAACCCACCTATAAATGATGAGGGTAGCCCAGTAATGGAAGATGAGGGTAGCCCAGTTATTCATGTAGCCAATGAAGAACCGGGGGCACATTCACATCCACATCCACATCCACCTCCACCTCCAGCTTCCCAAGAACAACTTCAGGCCTCGGTACCATATCATGTTCAGACACAATATACCCCGTCATACCCAATAGATCAACAATATTGGAGTACTCCACAATGGGATACTGGAGAGGGTGCTTCTTTTAGCCAGTTGCTTGGCTTCATGGCTGCGGATGCAGGGCAGTCACAATTTGGCCATCAACCTGAATTTATGCCCGGGAGGTATTCTTTGGACGCGAGGATTCCATGCCACACTGCCTCAGTTGCTTCTGGAGGTTTGGAAACTGGAGATTCAAGTAGAAGTGAAGGCGGTCGGGGGATATTTACTAGCCGGAACCTACGGCGTGTATCAATGGGTCAGATTGAAGAAAATGCCGGGATAGGTGAGCATGAAACCGATCAGTATCTCGTGGAAGAACCGGGTGATGAGGAGATGGATGAGGATCAAGAGGAGAGCGAGGATGACGAGATGGATGAGGATGAAGAATCCCGCAACAATGCTCCTGATGATGCGGATGATGCAG GTGAGACAGCTAAACATTACAATCTCAGGGTGGACCCGCCACGTCGGAGCGCTAGTCGATACACCCCGTCCATGTTCAAGAAGGCCAAGAAGAAATGCAAGAACATCCTCGAGAACATAAAGTGGGCAACAAGAAAGTAG